The following proteins are encoded in a genomic region of Flammeovirga agarivorans:
- a CDS encoding exo-beta-N-acetylmuramidase NamZ family protein, with the protein MKRLYFFFLITLLLITNTTLIAQENNYVKVGIEVLRDQNFKALAGKRVGLVTNPTGVDIHFTSTIDILHQAPNVNLTAIYGPEHGARGDTDAGAHVNSYIDPVTGLNVYSLYGKTRKPTPEMLSNIDVIVYDIQDIGVRSYTFISTLGLVMEAAAENNKEVIVLDRPNPLGGKKIEGNIVEPGFFSFVSQFPIPYIYGLTVGELAYMMNYEGWLKGKKQCKLKVIPMKGWNRNMRFQDTGRPWVPSSPHIPNVATAELYPATGIIGELEASFIGIGYTLPFDVFAAEWINGLKYAAAMNALKLEGVYFRQITFTPYYKDKKGVKLHGVQVYITDFDKVRLSEIQFHALAVLKKLYPTKNLFQGKENRYSMFDKVCGSDQIRLKFTQNFSFEDIKAYWRKDETTFLKKASGYMMYR; encoded by the coding sequence ATGAAAAGGCTGTATTTTTTCTTTTTAATCACTCTACTCTTAATTACAAATACCACTTTAATCGCCCAAGAAAACAACTATGTTAAAGTAGGTATAGAAGTCTTACGCGACCAAAACTTCAAGGCACTAGCCGGTAAAAGAGTTGGATTAGTGACTAACCCGACGGGTGTTGATATTCATTTCACCTCTACCATTGATATTTTACATCAGGCTCCGAATGTTAACCTAACGGCTATTTATGGACCTGAACATGGGGCAAGAGGTGATACCGATGCAGGTGCTCATGTCAACAGCTATATCGATCCAGTTACAGGACTTAATGTTTACTCATTATATGGTAAAACACGAAAGCCTACTCCCGAAATGCTCAGTAATATTGATGTTATTGTCTATGATATTCAAGATATCGGAGTAAGGTCTTATACTTTCATCAGTACTTTAGGACTTGTGATGGAAGCTGCCGCAGAAAATAACAAAGAAGTAATTGTTTTAGATCGACCAAACCCATTAGGGGGAAAGAAAATTGAAGGAAATATTGTTGAACCCGGTTTCTTTTCTTTCGTAAGTCAATTTCCTATTCCTTACATCTATGGTTTAACTGTTGGTGAACTTGCCTATATGATGAACTATGAAGGGTGGCTTAAAGGTAAGAAACAGTGTAAACTGAAAGTGATCCCAATGAAAGGGTGGAACAGAAATATGCGTTTTCAAGATACAGGAAGACCTTGGGTTCCCTCATCACCACATATTCCAAATGTAGCTACCGCTGAACTTTACCCTGCTACAGGTATTATCGGTGAACTGGAAGCTAGTTTTATTGGTATTGGTTATACATTACCGTTTGATGTTTTTGCAGCCGAATGGATCAATGGATTAAAATATGCTGCAGCAATGAATGCTCTAAAATTGGAAGGTGTATACTTCAGACAAATTACATTTACGCCTTATTATAAAGATAAGAAAGGAGTGAAATTACATGGTGTTCAAGTATATATCACAGACTTTGATAAAGTGAGACTTTCTGAAATTCAATTCCATGCCTTAGCTGTTTTAAAGAAATTATATCCAACAAAAAATCTGTTCCAAGGGAAAGAAAACAGATACAGCATGTTTGATAAAGTATGTGGTAGTGATCAGATAAGATTAAAATTCACTCAGAACTTTTCTTTTGAGGACATCAAAGCTTATTGGAGAAAAGATGAAACTACTTTCCTTAAAAAAGCATCCGGTTATATGATGTATCGATAA